Sequence from the Pseudomonas sp. 7SR1 genome:
GCTGGATCGGCCCGAACAGGCTCTTCACTGCGCCATTGCTCTGCGGGCAGCCCTGGTTGCAGCCAGCCCCGAAGGAGAGCGCTGGGATGCGCGGATCGCCGTAGGCATCGGTTCCGCGCAGCAATCGCAGACCTACCGCGAAGCCTTCGTCTTGTCCGGCCAAGGACTCGACAATATGAAGAAAAACACCCTGGCGATATTCAGCAACCATCAGGCATTCCAGGAACGTACAGAACTGCTGACAGAGTTCGTCGCCGCCATCCTTGAGCAGTGGACGGCTGTCGAAGCTCAAACCTATGCCATTCACCTGATCGAAGCCACCGACCAACAGAGCATTGCCGACGCCCTGGGTAAATCCCGCATCACCGTCAACAAAGCGTTGCAACGTGCCCAGGCACGTTTGCTGGATAAATACCTGGCGTATATCAGCCGGCTGATCGGAGAGCTGTCCGATGGTTGATGCATCGGCCTTGCTGGTCATCCTGTTGTTGGTACACGTACTACTGGGTTTCTGGATACCGCGCTACAGCAGCTTCCAACCGCCCCACCGCTTTAGCCAAAAGGTCATCATCAACCTGTTGATTGCAGGCCTCTATTTCGTCGCGTTTACCTTGGTGATGATCCTGTTGCGCGATGATGACGCCTTCGCCTGGAAGGCCGGGCTGCTCATGGCGATTGCCAGATTCCTGACCCTTATCCTGACTCCGAATTCACCCAAATCACCGACCCTGGCTTTGCTGTCCAGGGAAGCCGTCCTGATAATCAGCCTGGTTGCGGTCTGGCTGGTTTGCGAGAACAACATTGCCAAGCTCCAGGTTTCCCTGGCCAAGCTGCTCACCCTGCCAGTGCTTGCTGTCGGACTTGCCTATGTCACCATGCTGCGTCCCGCTTCCGCCTTGATAAGCACGATACTCAGCCCGTGGATCAAGGAGATCGACAAAAGCGGCTCCCTGGCAAACGCCGGGACATTGATCGGTTATCTGGAACGGCTGCTGATTCTGACGTTTGTATTGCTCGAACAATGGGAGGCGGTCGGTTTCCTCCTGACGGCGAAAAGCATTCTGCGCTTCAATGAAATCCAGAACGCCAAGGTTCGTTCCCTGAGTGAGTACGTATTGCTGGGAACCCTGCTGAGCTTCAGCCTGAGCATCGCAGTGGGACTGCTCGTGACGTACATCCTGAAACCGCATTGAACATTTGTAGCCTTCTGAGGCTACTTTGGGCGATGTAGCCTCAGAAGGCTACATTGCAAAAGTTTGCAGCATTGAGGCAAGTGCAACGGTCATAGATTGACCCTTGCAACCCGAGGCTCCGCCCTTGCCGACTGCTTTTCCCTCTCGCTCATGCCTTTACCTGGGCTGCGCCGGCTGGTCGCTGCCCCGGGAGCAATGGCCAGAATTCCCCGAGGACGGTACGCATTTGCAGCGCTACAGCGCCCGCTTCCCGGCCGTGGAGATCAACAGTTCGTTCTACCGGCCGCACCGCCCCGCCACCTATGCCAAATGGGCGGACAGTGTCGCGGCGCACTTCCGGTTCTCGGTCAAGGTGCCCAAACAGATCACCCATGAACGGCGACTGCACGATTGCGAAGGGCTGCTGGATGAGTTTCTCGGGCAGTGTTCGCAGTTGGGAGAAAAGCTGGGCTGCCTGTTGATCCAGCTACCACCGTCCCTGGCATTCGAAGCTTCGGTGGCCCGCGCGTTCTTCACTGCCCTGCGCGACCGTTACCAGGGCTTGGCGGTGCTCGAACCCCGGCACCCGAGCTGGCTCGCGGCGCATGTCAGCACGCTGCTGTATGAGCAATGCATCGGCCGCGTCGCCGCCGACCCATCGCCTTTGCCCGATTGCGATCGGCCCGGTGGCTGGCCTGGCGTCCGCTATTACCGGCTGCATGGCTCGCCGCGAATCTATTACTCCGGTTATGAACAGACCTGGCTGGAGCAGCTTGCCCGGCAATTGAAGCACGAGCCCGACACACCGACCTGGTGCATTTTCGACAACACCGCCGCCGGCGCCGCGGTGCCCGATGCATTGCGACTGCAAGCGCTCATGGAGCGTTGAATTCCCTCCGGGGTAACAAAAAACGACCTGCCGCCGGTTCAACCGTGACAACATCGCCCGCCTCCAATAGATTAGGCGGCCGAAAAAAGCCGTATGCCTTTCTCGCCTCATCCCGCTAACAGAAGTAGTGAAATTTCAATGTCCGATTCCAACACCGCTGAATCCGTAGTCACCCTGTCGTCCAAAGCGGAATACGAAAACTCCATCAATCTTTCACAGCATCTGCCCCAGGCCAAAAGCATCAGCGAGATGGTGCTGGACGCCTTCCAGTCGAATCGCGAAAGCGACCAGATCCGCGAACTGCGCAGCGCCATCCGCCAGGCTCACGATGCATTCGACGATGACAAGGCCTATGAACTGATGGGTCAGCTCAAGCAGCTCAAGGACGCCGAAGCCGCCGATTTCGCCGCCCTGGAAGACTTGAGCAGTCGC
This genomic interval carries:
- a CDS encoding DUF72 domain-containing protein — encoded protein: MPTAFPSRSCLYLGCAGWSLPREQWPEFPEDGTHLQRYSARFPAVEINSSFYRPHRPATYAKWADSVAAHFRFSVKVPKQITHERRLHDCEGLLDEFLGQCSQLGEKLGCLLIQLPPSLAFEASVARAFFTALRDRYQGLAVLEPRHPSWLAAHVSTLLYEQCIGRVAADPSPLPDCDRPGGWPGVRYYRLHGSPRIYYSGYEQTWLEQLARQLKHEPDTPTWCIFDNTAAGAAVPDALRLQALMER